The following proteins are encoded in a genomic region of Xanthocytophaga agilis:
- a CDS encoding bifunctional ADP-heptose synthase, with protein sequence MNLSEIFEAFNNLRVLIIGDVMVDSYLWGKVDRISPEAPVPIVSVKKREKRLGGAANVALNVKSLGAEPILCAVIGADPDGQDFLQLLDESNLTREGIVASASRITTIKHRIISGSQQMLRIDSEMENLLLAPEKADLTKKILDLLPDSDVVIFEDYDKGVLDEVLIQEITEAARKLEIPIIVDPKKRNFLHYKHATLFKPNLKELREGLKIDFNVAHRNELEGALDQLKQHLQLEGVLLTLSERGVFIDLDGEKHHIPAHIRQISDVSGAGDTVVSIAALCLALKLPPLVIAELSNLGGGLVCEYAGVVPVDKQKLLEEAIENSIQIKN encoded by the coding sequence ATGAATCTTTCTGAGATATTTGAGGCGTTTAATAATTTACGTGTATTGATTATTGGTGATGTAATGGTTGATTCGTATCTGTGGGGTAAGGTAGACCGCATTTCGCCAGAAGCACCTGTACCTATTGTAAGTGTCAAGAAACGTGAAAAACGTCTGGGAGGCGCTGCCAATGTAGCCTTAAACGTAAAGTCACTGGGAGCAGAACCCATCCTTTGTGCAGTAATTGGAGCTGATCCGGATGGGCAGGACTTCTTACAACTGCTTGACGAAAGCAATTTGACACGTGAAGGCATTGTAGCAAGCGCCAGTCGTATTACGACTATTAAACACCGTATTATCTCTGGTTCTCAGCAGATGCTACGCATTGATTCTGAGATGGAGAATCTTCTTCTGGCTCCGGAAAAAGCAGACCTAACCAAAAAAATACTCGATCTGCTACCTGATTCCGATGTGGTTATTTTTGAGGACTATGATAAAGGTGTTCTGGATGAAGTCTTGATTCAGGAAATTACAGAAGCAGCTCGTAAACTGGAAATTCCTATCATTGTAGATCCCAAGAAACGTAACTTCCTGCACTATAAACATGCGACTCTTTTTAAACCCAATCTGAAAGAATTACGGGAAGGATTGAAGATAGACTTCAATGTAGCACATCGCAATGAACTGGAAGGAGCTTTGGATCAGTTAAAACAACATCTTCAACTCGAAGGAGTATTACTTACTCTTTCAGAGAGAGGGGTATTTATTGATCTGGATGGAGAGAAGCATCATATTCCAGCCCATATACGACAGATTTCGGATGTTTCAGGAGCAGGCGATACTGTAGTGAGTATTGCAGCTTTATGCCTGGCACTGAAATTACCTCCTTTGGTAATAGCGGAGTTATCTAACCTGGGAGGGGGACTTGTATGTGAATATGCAGGAGTAGTGCCTGTTGACAAGCAAAAATTACTGGAAGAGGCAATCGAGAATAGTATTCAGATCAAAAACTGA
- a CDS encoding VF530 family protein, whose product MSQEQPNNPLHGKTLEMILNYLVDYYGWDGLGDRIEIRCFMYDPSIKSSLTFLRKTPWARKKVEDLYLATIISK is encoded by the coding sequence ATGAGTCAGGAACAACCCAATAACCCTCTACATGGCAAAACCCTTGAAATGATTCTGAACTATCTGGTTGATTACTATGGATGGGATGGACTTGGCGACCGTATTGAGATCCGGTGTTTCATGTATGACCCAAGTATTAAGTCTAGCCTCACTTTTTTGCGCAAAACACCCTGGGCACGCAAAAAGGTTGAAGATCTGTATCTTGCTACTATTATAAGCAAATAA
- a CDS encoding pyridoxal phosphate-dependent aminotransferase → MSAVLDPVSVLSDRVNAMAESATLAMTKKARELAAQGVKVISLSIGEPDFPTPQHIKDAAKKAIDDNFTQYTPVSGIADLRSAIAEKLRRDNNLDWKPENIVVSTGAKQSLTNVLLALLNPGDEVIIFSPYWVSYSEMVVLAEGVPVLVTGSLENDFKVTAEEFEAAITPRTKLVMFSSPCNPTGSVFTEEELRKIGQVVERHENIFVMADEIYEYIVFEGKNFSIGSIPSIKDRVITVNGCSKGYAMTGWRLGYIAAAKWIADACDKIQGQVTSGTCSITQKAAVAALTGPLDDTRKMAEAYRRRRDLVIAGLREIPGLKISVPQGAFYAFPDMSSYFGKSDGTNVIKNADDLAMYLLNVGHVATVSGAAFGAPNCIRLSTAASDENLTEAISRIKTALGNLK, encoded by the coding sequence ATGTCAGCAGTACTGGACCCAGTATCCGTTCTTTCAGACCGCGTAAATGCCATGGCAGAATCTGCCACACTGGCAATGACGAAAAAAGCCCGTGAATTAGCTGCTCAAGGTGTTAAGGTAATTAGCCTAAGCATTGGCGAGCCCGACTTTCCTACCCCTCAACATATAAAGGACGCTGCCAAGAAAGCTATTGATGATAATTTCACACAATATACTCCTGTATCTGGTATTGCTGATCTGCGTTCTGCTATTGCAGAAAAACTACGTAGAGACAACAACCTGGATTGGAAACCTGAAAACATTGTAGTATCTACTGGAGCAAAACAGTCATTAACCAATGTATTGCTGGCGTTGCTAAATCCAGGTGATGAAGTAATTATTTTCTCTCCTTACTGGGTAAGTTATAGTGAGATGGTGGTGTTGGCAGAAGGTGTACCTGTATTGGTAACTGGTTCTCTGGAAAACGATTTTAAAGTTACTGCTGAAGAGTTTGAAGCAGCTATTACTCCTCGTACCAAACTTGTTATGTTCTCTTCGCCTTGTAATCCAACAGGATCTGTATTTACAGAAGAAGAACTTCGCAAGATCGGACAGGTAGTAGAACGTCATGAAAATATTTTCGTCATGGCTGACGAGATTTATGAATATATTGTATTTGAAGGCAAAAACTTCAGCATTGGTTCTATCCCATCTATCAAAGACCGCGTTATTACTGTAAACGGTTGCTCAAAAGGGTATGCTATGACAGGATGGCGTCTGGGATATATTGCTGCAGCTAAATGGATTGCAGATGCCTGTGACAAAATCCAGGGTCAGGTAACTTCCGGAACTTGCTCTATTACTCAGAAAGCAGCTGTTGCTGCACTGACAGGACCTCTGGATGATACTCGTAAAATGGCAGAGGCTTATCGCCGTCGTAGAGATCTGGTAATTGCCGGGCTACGCGAAATTCCAGGTTTGAAGATCTCTGTTCCTCAGGGTGCTTTCTACGCATTCCCTGATATGAGTTCTTACTTTGGTAAATCAGATGGCACTAATGTGATCAAAAATGCGGATGATCTGGCAATGTACCTACTAAATGTAGGCCATGTAGCTACTGTATCTGGTGCAGCATTTGGTGCTCCTAACTGTATTCGACTGTCAACAGCAGCTTCAGATGAAAATCTGACTGAAGCGATCAGCCGTATCAAGACAGCACTTGGCAATCTGAAATAA
- a CDS encoding DUF2911 domain-containing protein → MRKLVFSTLICCWIAFTSIQAQIATPQPSPGASVSQRVGLVDVKVDYSRPSLRGRKLFGEVREYGKIWRTGANQATKITFSDDVMLNGSKVPAGEYALLSIPNAKEWTIILSKDLKTTEQSYKQENDVVRFTAKPVSLPAKVETFTIDFSDLTTNGGNLNICWENVKTSIKIETDVDKKVMAQIKEKVIDNPTPAAGDLFAAAVYYLDNNRDLPQALTWMNKATETNPQFWQLYQKAKLQAKLKDYKGATESAKKSIELAKAASNTDYVKMNEKLLAEMPKK, encoded by the coding sequence ATGAGAAAACTAGTATTCAGCACACTTATTTGCTGTTGGATCGCTTTTACTTCTATCCAGGCTCAGATTGCTACGCCGCAACCAAGTCCAGGTGCTTCTGTTTCACAGAGAGTAGGCCTCGTAGACGTAAAAGTAGATTATTCCCGTCCAAGTCTGAGAGGTCGTAAATTGTTTGGTGAAGTTCGTGAATATGGAAAAATATGGCGTACAGGCGCTAACCAGGCAACTAAGATTACCTTTAGTGATGATGTGATGTTGAATGGAAGTAAAGTACCTGCAGGTGAGTATGCTTTGTTATCTATTCCAAATGCTAAGGAATGGACTATCATTTTGAGTAAAGATCTGAAAACAACAGAACAAAGCTACAAGCAGGAAAACGATGTAGTGCGTTTTACTGCAAAACCTGTATCACTTCCTGCCAAAGTTGAAACATTTACTATTGATTTTTCGGATCTGACTACTAATGGTGGTAATCTGAATATCTGTTGGGAGAATGTTAAAACCTCAATAAAGATTGAGACAGATGTAGACAAAAAAGTTATGGCTCAAATCAAAGAGAAGGTAATTGATAATCCTACTCCTGCTGCTGGTGATCTATTTGCTGCCGCTGTATATTATCTGGATAACAACCGTGATTTACCACAGGCTCTTACCTGGATGAACAAAGCCACTGAGACTAACCCTCAGTTCTGGCAATTATACCAGAAAGCGAAATTGCAGGCTAAGCTAAAAGATTACAAAGGTGCAACTGAGAGTGCCAAGAAATCTATAGAGTTAGCTAAAGCTGCCAGCAATACCGACTATGTGAAAATGAATGAGAAGCTATTAGCTGAAATGCCTAAAAAATAA
- a CDS encoding DUF1080 domain-containing protein, translating into MQKNTLTFIAISLLLGSAAIAQAPSQEKAQMKPEMTESWEPEVKVTTPGANSSAPSDAIVLFDGKNLDQWASTNDPQTPAQWTVANGVFTVKKGTGNIQTKESFLDYQLHIEWRIPEKITGTGQGRGNSGLFLASIGKGDAGYELQIVDSYNNRTYANGQAGSIYKQTRPLINAMRKPGEWNVYDVIFTAPRFKEDGSLFSPARVTVLHNGVLIQNNTELRGPTQYIGLAEYKTAHGKSPIKLQDHGDPSEPISFRNIWIRPL; encoded by the coding sequence ATGCAAAAAAACACACTTACGTTCATTGCCATAAGTTTGCTTTTGGGATCAGCAGCTATTGCACAAGCTCCTTCACAGGAAAAGGCGCAAATGAAGCCGGAAATGACCGAATCCTGGGAACCCGAAGTGAAAGTAACTACTCCTGGTGCCAATAGCAGTGCTCCTTCTGATGCTATTGTTTTGTTTGATGGAAAAAATCTGGATCAGTGGGCTTCTACCAATGATCCGCAAACTCCTGCACAATGGACAGTTGCCAATGGAGTGTTTACTGTTAAGAAAGGAACTGGTAACATACAGACCAAAGAATCGTTTTTAGATTATCAACTACATATCGAATGGCGTATCCCTGAGAAAATTACTGGTACAGGACAGGGAAGAGGAAACAGCGGATTATTCCTGGCATCTATCGGAAAAGGCGATGCAGGCTATGAGTTACAGATTGTAGATTCTTATAACAATCGTACCTATGCCAACGGACAAGCCGGAAGTATTTACAAGCAGACTCGTCCTTTAATAAATGCTATGCGTAAACCGGGCGAGTGGAACGTGTATGACGTCATATTTACAGCTCCGCGTTTTAAAGAAGATGGTTCTTTATTTTCACCTGCCCGGGTAACCGTATTGCACAATGGTGTTTTAATTCAAAACAATACCGAGCTGCGAGGCCCTACCCAATACATTGGCCTGGCAGAATATAAAACAGCACATGGCAAATCTCCAATTAAACTGCAAGACCATGGAGATCCTAGTGAGCCTATCAGCTTCAGAAACATCTGGATTCGTCCTTTATAA
- a CDS encoding amidophosphoribosyltransferase, producing MSDPIKHECGIAMIRLRKPYQYYIDKYGTSLYGVNKLYQMLEKQSNRGQDGAGVSVIKIGVPPGIRYISRYRSIDNQPIAKIFKKINKKFQKSTKGHKDRIYDAQWLKENVAFTGEVLLGHVRYGTHGVNSIESCHPFLRQNNWRSRNLVVAGNFNMTNVDDLFDKLLSLGQHPKEKVDTITVMEKIGHFLDEENQRIFDLYKDQYTNVEMSHVIEEKMDIPRVIRRSCRDFDGGYAMAGMIGHGAAFVARDPAGIRPAYYYADDEVVVVASERVAIKSAFNISYDSIREIQPGHALVIQKNGDFAEHPFINTLEKRSCSFERIYFSRGSDPAIYNERKELGRLLIPQVLKAIDYDLENTVFSYVPNTAETAFLGMMEGMETWLSEQRKKAVAEKASPEELDKLLSIRPRVEKMVIKDAKLRTFITDDDHRDDMVSAGYDTTYDVIRRGYDTLVLVDDSIVRGTTLEKSILRILDRLGPKKIVVVSSAPQIRYPDCYGIDMSRMKEFVAFRAALALLEERGQSEKLYNVLEECKSAFWNDRAHEENFVKSVYDNFSDQEISDKIAEIIRPHNLYAKVEVVFQTVENLHKACPNHTGDWYFTGNYPTLGGNKVVNKAFMNYMSGVSVRAY from the coding sequence ATGAGTGATCCTATAAAACACGAATGCGGTATCGCGATGATCCGCCTCCGCAAGCCATATCAATATTATATTGACAAATATGGCACCTCCCTATATGGAGTCAACAAACTATACCAGATGCTTGAAAAACAAAGTAATCGGGGCCAAGATGGAGCAGGTGTATCAGTTATTAAAATAGGTGTTCCTCCTGGAATTCGCTACATCAGCCGCTACCGGTCTATCGACAACCAGCCTATTGCCAAGATTTTCAAGAAGATCAACAAGAAATTCCAGAAATCTACCAAAGGCCACAAAGACCGGATCTATGATGCTCAATGGTTGAAAGAAAATGTCGCATTTACAGGAGAGGTCCTATTAGGACATGTGCGTTATGGAACTCATGGAGTGAACAGCATTGAAAGCTGCCATCCGTTTCTGCGCCAAAACAACTGGCGAAGCCGGAATCTGGTAGTAGCGGGAAATTTCAATATGACCAATGTAGACGATCTGTTTGATAAGCTGCTTTCTTTAGGACAACATCCGAAAGAAAAGGTAGATACTATCACAGTAATGGAGAAGATTGGTCACTTCCTGGACGAAGAAAACCAACGTATTTTTGATCTGTACAAAGATCAGTACACCAATGTGGAGATGAGTCATGTGATTGAGGAGAAGATGGATATCCCACGGGTAATACGTCGTTCCTGCCGTGATTTTGATGGAGGTTACGCGATGGCCGGAATGATTGGACATGGAGCAGCATTTGTAGCCCGGGATCCTGCAGGCATTCGCCCTGCCTACTATTATGCAGATGATGAAGTAGTAGTAGTTGCTTCTGAACGGGTTGCTATAAAATCTGCCTTTAACATTTCCTATGACTCTATTCGGGAGATTCAGCCTGGTCATGCCTTAGTTATACAGAAAAACGGGGATTTTGCTGAACATCCGTTTATTAATACACTTGAAAAACGTTCATGTAGCTTCGAACGTATTTATTTCTCCCGAGGCTCAGACCCTGCCATCTATAATGAACGTAAAGAATTAGGTCGCTTACTGATTCCTCAGGTCTTGAAAGCGATTGACTATGATCTGGAAAATACGGTATTCTCGTATGTACCTAATACAGCTGAGACTGCATTTCTAGGTATGATGGAAGGTATGGAAACGTGGTTGAGTGAACAACGCAAGAAAGCTGTGGCAGAAAAAGCATCACCGGAAGAGCTAGATAAATTGCTTTCTATACGGCCTAGGGTGGAAAAGATGGTTATTAAGGATGCCAAGCTTCGGACGTTTATCACCGATGATGATCATCGGGATGATATGGTGTCAGCTGGATACGATACAACCTATGATGTTATCCGCCGTGGATATGATACGTTGGTACTGGTAGATGATTCTATTGTACGTGGAACTACTCTTGAGAAAAGTATCTTACGCATTCTGGACCGTTTAGGACCTAAAAAGATCGTTGTGGTTTCTTCTGCGCCTCAGATACGTTATCCTGACTGTTATGGTATTGATATGTCACGAATGAAAGAGTTTGTGGCATTCCGGGCAGCACTTGCGTTATTAGAAGAAAGAGGTCAATCAGAAAAATTGTATAACGTACTAGAAGAATGTAAGAGTGCTTTCTGGAATGATCGGGCACATGAAGAGAACTTTGTAAAATCGGTTTATGACAACTTCAGTGATCAAGAGATCTCAGATAAAATTGCAGAGATTATTCGTCCACATAATCTGTATGCCAAAGTAGAAGTTGTTTTCCAAACTGTTGAAAACCTTCACAAGGCTTGTCCTAATCATACAGGTGATTGGTACTTTACAGGTAACTACCCAACTCTGGGAGGTAACAAAGTTGTAAATAAAGCTTTTATGAACTATATGTCTGGAGTTTCTGTCAGAGCATATTAA
- a CDS encoding NADH-quinone oxidoreductase subunit N, translating into MLFILLITTDLIFHKQSYKPTGWLAVAGFCCIFFLSVTQYPLSFQNSSGSFLGMVHSTQYTILFKCLFQLMGILTILLAWIEKKTYAKSGEFFAILTALLLGLHLMIMGSHLIIVYLGIELVSISSYVLTYFADNKRSAQGSLRYILFGAMSSGVMLYGISWLYGLTGSLAFLDTVFWETLATQPPLLVTIAVILTLSGVLFKIAVVPFHVWAPDIYDAAPLSVVTFFSISPKLAALFILLVISQIDMIDKFGFQSFIAILSIASITIGNFSALTQSNSRKMMAYSSIAHSGFLLIGLLGRNTFSAETFLFYSITYLFINVSAFLLLLWLERITDSHTINDYKGLGMKFPGLGIAIVIVMIALAGLPPTVGFTAKLLIFSSLWTIYNQSDNVLLLILFGWGLLNIAVSIFYYLRIPYYLFFKSGTTSYPTSVKAFHWTEIILLIAVLAPVLVLFFKSSWLTESLGLFLR; encoded by the coding sequence TTGCTTTTTATACTTCTGATCACAACGGATCTTATCTTTCATAAGCAATCCTACAAACCTACAGGTTGGCTTGCTGTGGCAGGTTTTTGTTGCATATTCTTTCTATCTGTTACTCAATATCCTCTCTCTTTTCAGAACTCTTCCGGATCTTTTCTGGGAATGGTTCATAGTACCCAATATACAATTCTCTTCAAGTGCCTATTCCAGCTTATGGGTATTCTTACCATCCTGTTAGCTTGGATTGAGAAAAAAACATATGCCAAAAGTGGGGAATTCTTTGCAATTCTCACAGCCTTATTGCTGGGATTGCACCTGATGATTATGGGTTCTCATCTGATAATAGTATATCTGGGTATTGAACTGGTTTCTATAAGTTCGTATGTACTGACCTATTTTGCAGATAATAAACGAAGTGCTCAGGGAAGCCTTCGTTATATTCTATTTGGAGCCATGAGTTCAGGAGTCATGCTTTATGGCATATCCTGGTTATACGGACTCACTGGATCTCTCGCATTTCTGGATACTGTATTCTGGGAAACACTAGCCACACAACCTCCATTACTTGTCACTATAGCCGTAATCTTAACACTATCAGGTGTATTGTTCAAAATTGCGGTAGTACCTTTTCATGTATGGGCTCCTGATATATATGATGCAGCTCCTTTATCAGTTGTTACATTCTTCTCTATTTCACCTAAACTTGCTGCTCTATTTATATTATTGGTGATTAGTCAAATAGATATGATTGATAAATTTGGGTTCCAATCTTTTATTGCTATTTTGTCTATTGCCAGCATTACTATCGGTAATTTCTCAGCTCTGACTCAATCCAATTCACGCAAAATGATGGCTTACTCATCTATTGCACATTCAGGTTTCTTATTGATAGGACTCCTAGGAAGAAATACATTTTCTGCTGAAACTTTCTTATTTTATTCAATAACCTATTTATTTATCAATGTAAGTGCATTTCTGTTATTGCTCTGGCTGGAACGAATCACTGATTCTCATACCATAAATGATTATAAAGGCCTCGGTATGAAATTTCCAGGTTTAGGTATTGCAATAGTTATTGTCATGATTGCTCTGGCAGGCTTGCCTCCTACAGTTGGTTTTACAGCCAAACTTCTGATCTTTTCTTCCTTATGGACTATTTATAACCAGTCAGACAATGTATTGTTATTGATTCTTTTTGGTTGGGGTTTACTTAATATCGCGGTTTCTATATTTTATTATTTACGTATCCCGTATTATCTTTTTTTTAAATCCGGAACAACCTCTTATCCTACATCTGTTAAAGCTTTTCATTGGACAGAAATTATCCTTTTAATTGCTGTATTGGCTCCTGTACTGGTATTATTTTTTAAATCCTCATGGCTTACTGAATCTTTAGGATTATTCCTGCGTTAA
- a CDS encoding bifunctional alpha,alpha-trehalose-phosphate synthase (UDP-forming)/trehalose-phosphatase, which produces MPRLITISNRLPISVKVKEGEFVYEQSVGGLATGLSSTDAKENYWVGWPGMTIKADDQAALAARMNKDNLQPVFLTDREYENFYEGFSNKIIWPLYHYFKQYASYKKTYWEAYRQVNERFCEEVQKIARPDDVFWVHDYQLMLLPKMLREKFPDATIGYFLHIPFPSYELFRSLPWRKEVLEGILGADLVGFHTYDYVRHFLSATTRILGLNHSLGKVNMAGRIAEVDSFPMGIDYDKFAKAVFEKETIREIIELRQQLGKDKIILSVDRLDYSKGILQRIQAFERFLERYPEWQGQVTLLLILVPSRATVDQYQQLKEDIDQAVGRINGKFNTLRWTPIHYFYRALPFNTLAAVYYMADIALITPFRDGMNLIAKEYIATKTDQTGVLILSEMAGAAKELTEAILVNPDDPHDIVRAIHKALTMPAEEQMARNTAMQQTLRRYNVKRWSEVFLDRLKEARLSTEKIKRKQFNERVLTEITEAYTTTEKRLFLLDYDGTLVDFHDDPQKASPDEYLYSLLKKLSKNPDNCVVVISGRDKETLERWLGHLPLGIVAEHGVWNKDMDGEWTHADFLETDWKEEIRPIIEYFVDRTPGSFIEEKHFSLVWHYRKSDQGLAEMRVHELIEQLAQYITPRRLQILEGNKVIEIKNASINKGHAVHRWMEKYPGCFALAAGDDHTDEDTFKALTNYPNAYTLKVGHNQTAAMYNLPSNRDVLRTLHTLSEQPVTEAKYANKTA; this is translated from the coding sequence ATGCCAAGACTTATTACCATATCGAACCGGCTTCCAATCTCTGTTAAGGTTAAAGAAGGAGAATTTGTTTACGAACAGAGTGTAGGTGGATTAGCTACCGGTTTGAGTTCAACCGATGCCAAAGAAAATTATTGGGTAGGTTGGCCAGGAATGACCATCAAAGCGGATGATCAGGCTGCATTGGCTGCACGTATGAACAAAGATAACCTGCAACCAGTGTTCTTAACAGATCGGGAATATGAAAATTTCTATGAAGGATTCAGTAATAAGATAATCTGGCCGTTATACCACTATTTCAAGCAATATGCCAGCTATAAGAAAACATACTGGGAAGCATATCGTCAGGTAAATGAACGATTTTGTGAGGAAGTACAGAAAATAGCTCGTCCGGATGATGTTTTCTGGGTACATGACTATCAATTGATGTTGTTACCCAAAATGTTACGTGAAAAATTTCCGGATGCTACAATTGGTTATTTCTTGCATATACCTTTTCCTTCCTATGAGTTATTCCGTTCACTGCCATGGCGTAAAGAAGTACTGGAAGGAATATTAGGTGCGGATCTGGTTGGTTTCCATACATATGATTATGTAAGACATTTTTTAAGTGCAACTACCCGTATTCTTGGATTAAATCATTCGTTGGGCAAAGTAAATATGGCAGGCCGTATAGCTGAGGTAGACTCTTTTCCTATGGGGATTGACTATGATAAATTTGCCAAGGCTGTATTTGAGAAAGAGACGATTCGTGAAATTATAGAACTGAGGCAACAGTTAGGAAAAGATAAAATTATCCTTTCTGTTGACAGGTTAGATTATTCCAAAGGCATTTTACAGCGTATTCAGGCGTTTGAACGTTTTCTGGAGCGGTATCCGGAATGGCAGGGGCAGGTAACACTATTGTTAATATTAGTTCCTTCCCGTGCTACTGTAGATCAGTACCAGCAACTGAAAGAGGATATTGACCAGGCTGTAGGACGTATTAACGGTAAGTTTAATACATTACGCTGGACACCTATTCATTATTTCTACAGAGCGTTACCTTTCAATACATTAGCTGCTGTGTATTATATGGCAGACATTGCCCTCATTACTCCTTTCCGGGATGGAATGAACCTGATCGCGAAAGAATATATTGCAACCAAAACAGATCAGACTGGTGTGTTGATTTTAAGTGAGATGGCAGGGGCTGCAAAAGAACTGACTGAGGCAATTCTTGTAAATCCGGATGATCCACATGATATAGTACGTGCTATTCACAAGGCATTGACTATGCCAGCAGAAGAGCAGATGGCCCGAAATACAGCTATGCAACAGACGTTGCGCCGTTACAATGTAAAGCGCTGGTCAGAAGTTTTCCTGGATCGATTGAAAGAGGCAAGACTATCTACCGAAAAAATCAAGCGGAAACAATTTAATGAACGTGTATTGACCGAAATAACTGAAGCCTATACTACAACAGAAAAGAGACTCTTCCTGTTGGATTATGACGGGACATTAGTAGATTTCCATGATGATCCTCAAAAAGCTTCTCCGGATGAGTACTTGTATAGCCTGCTGAAAAAACTTAGCAAAAATCCGGATAATTGTGTGGTTGTTATAAGTGGTCGTGACAAAGAAACACTGGAAAGATGGCTGGGGCACCTGCCGTTAGGGATTGTAGCAGAGCATGGTGTATGGAACAAAGATATGGATGGCGAATGGACACATGCCGATTTCCTGGAAACAGACTGGAAAGAAGAAATTCGTCCGATTATTGAATACTTTGTAGATCGTACACCCGGATCTTTCATTGAAGAAAAACATTTCTCTCTGGTATGGCATTACAGAAAATCAGATCAGGGATTGGCAGAGATGCGTGTGCATGAATTGATTGAGCAGCTGGCACAGTACATAACTCCTCGTCGCTTACAGATACTGGAAGGAAATAAGGTCATAGAAATTAAAAATGCCAGCATAAATAAAGGACATGCTGTACATCGTTGGATGGAGAAATATCCCGGTTGTTTTGCTTTAGCAGCAGGAGATGATCATACAGATGAAGATACCTTTAAAGCCTTGACAAATTATCCTAATGCCTATACATTGAAGGTAGGACACAACCAGACGGCTGCTATGTATAATCTGCCTTCGAATCGGGATGTATTACGTACACTCCATACATTATCAGAACAGCCTGTAACAGAAGCAAAATACGCTAATAAAACGGCCTGA